The following proteins are co-located in the Clostridiales bacterium genome:
- a CDS encoding rubredoxin, translating into MLWKCTVCRYTHEGDTAPEACPKCGAPAEKFNSLSDEDTQKIYTSDRTNDIHMEIINLAMAITELAEEGIEINLDPPCVSVFEKAKQEAWVIKQRSKAELSGHMEKGKW; encoded by the coding sequence ATGTTGTGGAAATGTACTGTTTGCCGTTATACTCATGAGGGCGACACCGCGCCTGAAGCATGTCCAAAATGCGGCGCTCCTGCCGAGAAATTTAACAGCTTATCGGATGAGGACACACAGAAGATTTATACCTCCGACAGAACCAATGATATCCACATGGAAATTATAAATCTGGCAATGGCTATCACGGAACTGGCAGAGGAAGGAATTGAAATCAACCTCGATCCACCCTGTGTATCCGTCTTTGAAAAAGCAAAGCAAGAAGCCTGGGTCATCAAGCAAAGATCAAAAGCAGAGCTTTCGGGACATATGGAAAAAGGAAAATGGTAG
- a CDS encoding spore coat protein has protein sequence MQGQLSQKERMFLEDLKTEEDLCVTKYTSYAQQAQDPQLSQLFNQLANAEQQHYNTINQLIQSNGQNGGQQSQSGGQQNQSSQGGQSGQGGQQGGQTWKPSAGGKQLNQSAAQAAQQQMQSASANIKLNGSGASGTANNTDKVLLQDMLSTEKYVSSAYDTSIFESAQPTVRQALQHIQKEEQQHGEQLFQYMNSHGMYQVQ, from the coding sequence TTGCAAGGACAATTAAGTCAAAAGGAAAGAATGTTTTTAGAGGATTTAAAAACGGAAGAAGATCTTTGCGTTACAAAGTATACAAGCTATGCACAGCAAGCGCAAGATCCCCAGCTCAGTCAGCTGTTCAATCAGCTCGCGAATGCAGAGCAGCAGCATTATAATACAATCAACCAACTGATACAGAGCAACGGTCAGAACGGGGGACAACAAAGTCAAAGCGGGGGACAGCAAAATCAGAGCAGCCAGGGTGGGCAAAGCGGACAAGGCGGTCAGCAAGGCGGACAAACCTGGAAGCCTTCTGCCGGCGGAAAACAATTGAACCAATCTGCAGCGCAAGCCGCTCAGCAACAGATGCAGTCTGCCTCTGCTAACATTAAGCTGAACGGAAGCGGAGCAAGCGGTACGGCAAATAACACAGATAAAGTCTTGCTTCAGGATATGCTCTCTACAGAAAAGTACGTATCCAGTGCATATGACACAAGTATCTTTGAATCCGCACAGCCAACAGTAAGACAAGCGCTCCAGCACATTCAGAAGGAAGAGCAGCAGCATGGAGAGCAACTCTTTCAGTATATGAACAGCCATGGGATGTATCAGGTTCAGTAA
- a CDS encoding GNAT family N-acetyltransferase, producing MMRIETERLIIRQFQEKDAAGLLDYLSHPRVNCFLDEKLNTFEDALAAVKHRSQDPTQLAVCLKENDVIIGNLFAMKEEPDTYSVGWQFNDKIEGKGYANESAKALLNYLFHEKSGRRIYAYVEEDNIRSQKLCERLGMRKEACFLEFISFTNYPDGTPKYENTFQYAILKREWEVIFKQ from the coding sequence ATGATGAGAATTGAAACAGAAAGATTGATTATCAGGCAGTTTCAAGAGAAAGATGCTGCTGGACTACTGGATTATCTTTCACATCCGCGTGTAAATTGCTTTCTTGATGAAAAACTTAATACCTTTGAAGATGCCCTTGCTGCGGTTAAGCATAGAAGTCAAGATCCAACACAGCTTGCTGTATGTCTGAAAGAAAATGATGTAATAATTGGAAACCTATTTGCAATGAAAGAAGAACCGGATACCTACAGTGTCGGTTGGCAATTCAATGATAAAATTGAAGGGAAAGGATATGCAAACGAGTCCGCCAAAGCATTATTAAATTATCTGTTCCACGAAAAGAGTGGAAGAAGGATTTATGCTTATGTGGAAGAGGATAATATTCGTTCGCAAAAACTCTGTGAACGACTTGGAATGCGCAAAGAAGCCTGCTTCCTAGAGTTCATATCTTTTACGAATTATCCCGACGGAACGCCCAAGTATGAAAACACCTTTCAGTACGCCATTCTAAAGAGGGAGTGGGAAGTTATCTTCAAGCAATAA
- a CDS encoding helix-turn-helix domain-containing protein, producing MITKSGKQFNMFPSHAGLRKYILYYNIVFPENDTFTAHYTLMPNACGTLSLAFDGTAVIVELWGASLTPVLLGMEPNSYQVLLLIQLSPYGLYQITRQSQAEFADKRLSLEDIDNELFHLLYQAFVMSRTATDLANICEKILYRRMEKYVISDALLLASTVISDSHGQVQVKEVARQSGYSERQLNRLFLTQIGMNIKNYARLTRFNYVLKHIQTSPCFFAALSQQAGYFDQAHFDKDFKAISGVTPQKYLKTMSDFYYDGTEIYDTISSKED from the coding sequence TTGATTACCAAAAGTGGCAAGCAATTCAATATGTTTCCCTCACATGCAGGGCTGAGAAAATATATTCTATATTACAATATCGTATTTCCAGAAAATGATACGTTTACAGCGCACTATACGCTTATGCCTAACGCTTGCGGAACATTGTCCCTTGCCTTTGATGGAACCGCTGTAATTGTTGAACTATGGGGAGCATCCCTAACCCCTGTTTTGTTAGGAATGGAACCAAATAGTTATCAGGTCCTGTTGCTTATCCAACTTTCGCCCTATGGTTTGTATCAAATCACACGCCAAAGCCAAGCGGAGTTTGCAGACAAACGCCTTTCGCTTGAAGACATTGACAACGAGCTATTTCATTTGCTGTATCAAGCCTTTGTAATGTCTAGAACCGCGACAGATTTAGCAAATATTTGTGAAAAGATTTTATACAGGCGTATGGAAAAGTACGTTATTTCGGACGCTTTGTTATTAGCGTCTACTGTGATTTCTGATAGTCATGGACAAGTACAAGTGAAAGAAGTCGCCCGACAATCCGGTTATAGTGAGCGACAGCTAAACCGCTTGTTTCTTACACAAATCGGAATGAATATTAAAAACTATGCTCGTTTAACCCGTTTTAACTACGTGTTAAAACACATTCAAACGTCGCCTTGCTTTTTTGCGGCATTATCGCAACAAGCCGGATATTTTGACCAAGCCCATTTTGATAAAGATTTCAAGGCTATCAGCGGTGTTACCCCTCAAAAGTATCTGAAAACAATGTCGGATTTTTACTATGACGGAACAGAGATATACGATACAATATCCTCAAAGGAGGATTAA
- a CDS encoding glyoxalase/bleomycin resistance/dioxygenase family protein, with translation MKYQGCLLAVKDISASKHFYENVLHQNSVMDIGVHVTFKGFSLQQGYAELVGLAVDSVKEQSHNFQVYFEVEDLDKVYTELKSISGLQWVHEIKEYPWGQRDIRVYDPDKHIVEIAEDMNTVIKRFFNQGMSSEEVATRTMFPLEVVKQYALGFGM, from the coding sequence ATGAAATATCAAGGTTGTCTCTTAGCGGTTAAAGATATATCCGCTTCTAAGCATTTTTATGAAAATGTGCTTCATCAAAATTCGGTCATGGATATTGGCGTGCATGTAACCTTTAAGGGCTTTTCTCTGCAACAAGGTTATGCTGAACTCGTTGGATTGGCCGTCGATAGTGTGAAAGAACAGTCACACAACTTTCAAGTCTATTTTGAAGTGGAAGATTTAGACAAAGTGTATACTGAACTGAAAAGCATATCCGGTTTGCAATGGGTACATGAAATAAAAGAATACCCATGGGGGCAGCGTGACATTCGGGTATATGACCCAGACAAGCATATTGTGGAGATTGCAGAGGATATGAATACGGTTATCAAACGCTTTTTTAATCAGGGTATGTCGTCAGAAGAAGTCGCTACACGCACAATGTTTCCTCTTGAGGTTGTAAAACAGTATGCGTTAGGCTTTGGTATGTGA
- a CDS encoding DUF5131 family protein, whose translation MNWEPWTGCYKISDGCTNCYFYGPYAKRYGQSTIQKTDKFDWPVRKNAKGEYNIKGNKILATCFATDFFLPEADEWRKEAWAIIKERTDIEFLILTKRIDRFPQSLPSDWGSGYDNVNIGCTVENQTLADYRLPLFLSYPIKRRFIACAPLLEMIDLTPYLHGVDHVTVGGETGREARMCDYDWVLNIREQCVKADVTFWFKNTGSLFKRNGVVEKINPFKQNSVAKELNIDISDGKRLF comes from the coding sequence ATGAACTGGGAGCCATGGACAGGCTGTTATAAAATAAGTGATGGCTGTACAAATTGCTATTTTTATGGGCCGTATGCAAAACGCTACGGTCAAAGCACCATACAAAAAACAGATAAATTCGATTGGCCTGTAAGAAAAAATGCAAAAGGTGAATACAACATTAAAGGCAACAAAATTCTTGCAACCTGCTTTGCGACGGACTTTTTTCTTCCCGAAGCGGATGAATGGCGTAAAGAGGCTTGGGCGATCATCAAGGAAAGAACAGATATTGAGTTTTTGATTTTGACAAAGCGAATTGACCGCTTCCCCCAATCGCTTCCGTCTGATTGGGGGTCAGGCTATGACAATGTGAATATTGGCTGTACTGTCGAAAATCAAACACTCGCCGATTACAGGCTTCCACTCTTTTTATCCTATCCGATAAAGAGGAGGTTTATTGCTTGTGCTCCACTTTTAGAAATGATAGATTTAACGCCCTATCTTCATGGAGTAGACCATGTTACCGTTGGCGGCGAAACAGGACGAGAAGCCCGTATGTGCGATTATGATTGGGTACTTAATATCCGTGAACAATGCGTAAAAGCAGATGTAACCTTTTGGTTCAAGAATACAGGCTCACTTTTCAAACGCAACGGTGTAGTGGAAAAAATAAATCCATTTAAGCAAAACAGTGTGGCAAAAGAGCTCAATATTGATATTTCAGATGGGAAAAGGTTGTTCTGA
- a CDS encoding recombinase family protein: protein MSIKKILAEYIRLSQEDENEGESNSIINQRELLNAFVKSSPDLSQYEVVEFCDDGYSGTNFDRPGVKALLEEVRAGNIQCIIVKDLSRFGRNYIDIGDYLEQIFPFLGVRFISVNDRFDSNDFDGTTGGLDVGFRNLIYSLYSKDLSQKVRSAKKTRMEKGEFIGSHAPYGYAKSPENRKKLVIDEKAAAVVRRIFAMADEGKNAVQIANVLNAENIPTPYVYKRLMGCDRKYNVVGNTNHWMNTTVLTIIRDERYTGKMVSGKNRSPFVGSKHGKRIPKSEWIVVPNTHEAIVSEELFASVQERFSAPARIRTEPTEIRPLMGKVKCGVCRHVMRRSNSPSDTAYYYCESHQYVADSDCTKDRISESGLIQTVLSVIHTQMEVMLDMARLLDRVKTQSHQDMTALTEQIRQLQSILSKLRASKVKAYEKYKDGTLDKDSYISRKADIGKQIAETESQIVELETALQSCYQENGQPVSIIESFKRYEGITELSKEMADELIDSIYIYGSEAIEIVWNHMDEYMRLVQYVQKGV from the coding sequence TATCCGGCTATCTCAAGAGGACGAGAACGAGGGCGAAAGTAACAGCATCATTAACCAGCGGGAGCTTCTGAACGCCTTTGTGAAAAGCTCTCCAGACCTCTCACAGTATGAAGTGGTTGAGTTTTGCGATGACGGTTACAGCGGTACGAATTTTGACCGTCCGGGCGTGAAAGCCTTGCTAGAAGAAGTGCGTGCTGGAAACATTCAGTGTATCATTGTCAAAGACCTATCCCGTTTCGGAAGAAACTACATTGATATTGGAGATTATTTGGAGCAGATATTCCCCTTTTTAGGGGTACGCTTTATCTCTGTAAACGACCGTTTTGACAGTAATGATTTTGACGGCACGACCGGCGGGCTTGATGTGGGTTTCAGGAACTTGATTTATTCCCTTTACAGCAAAGACCTGTCACAAAAGGTACGGAGTGCAAAGAAAACCCGCATGGAGAAAGGCGAATTTATCGGCAGCCATGCTCCTTATGGCTATGCAAAGTCGCCGGAAAACCGCAAGAAACTTGTGATTGATGAAAAGGCTGCCGCCGTTGTCAGGCGTATCTTTGCGATGGCAGATGAGGGTAAAAACGCCGTGCAAATTGCCAATGTTCTGAACGCAGAAAACATTCCTACACCATATGTCTATAAGCGGCTTATGGGCTGTGACCGCAAATACAATGTGGTTGGGAATACAAACCACTGGATGAACACAACCGTCCTGACCATTATCCGTGACGAACGCTACACCGGGAAAATGGTAAGCGGAAAAAATCGCAGTCCTTTTGTCGGGAGTAAGCACGGTAAGCGCATTCCCAAAAGTGAGTGGATTGTTGTACCCAATACCCATGAAGCCATTGTTTCGGAAGAACTGTTTGCTTCGGTGCAGGAGCGTTTCTCTGCCCCTGCGAGGATAAGGACAGAACCGACTGAAATCAGACCGCTGATGGGTAAAGTGAAATGTGGGGTTTGTCGGCACGTTATGAGAAGGAGCAATAGTCCCTCCGATACGGCGTATTATTATTGTGAAAGTCACCAGTATGTAGCTGACAGCGACTGCACCAAAGACAGGATTTCCGAAAGCGGCTTGATACAGACTGTTTTATCTGTGATACATACGCAGATGGAGGTCATGCTTGATATGGCACGGCTTTTGGACAGAGTGAAAACGCAAAGCCATCAAGATATGACTGCCCTGACAGAGCAGATCAGGCAGTTACAATCCATCCTTTCCAAACTGAGAGCATCCAAAGTTAAGGCATATGAAAAATACAAGGATGGGACTTTGGACAAGGACAGCTACATAAGCCGAAAAGCCGATATTGGCAAGCAGATTGCGGAAACAGAATCCCAAATCGTTGAACTTGAAACGGCACTGCAAAGCTGTTATCAGGAAAACGGACAGCCGGTTTCCATTATTGAGAGCTTCAAACGATATGAGGGAATTACGGAGCTTTCAAAAGAAATGGCAGATGAACTAATCGACAGCATCTATATCTACGGAAGTGAAGCGATTGAAATTGTATGGAACCATATGGATGAGTATATGAGGCTTGTCCAGTATGTCCAAAAAGGAGTGTGA